One window of Nymphaea colorata isolate Beijing-Zhang1983 chromosome 1, ASM883128v2, whole genome shotgun sequence genomic DNA carries:
- the LOC116252673 gene encoding protein EI24 homolog isoform X2: MIDVLRVLSKHAFFLWLSGFREACSLHRAFFFCKRSRKLAIRTGQCFILNGLIFLGSILLLNSVIKPILFSILPHDCRQLSSSVPCDFQRTLKLYAFLRSLLIEIFYVLWFYPLYLFSFIISSLWYNDIAQQAFLVMEDTSHAKEHPSGSSTSTTAFVDKREGFEGFVIGLAEQIYSVLLLIFFFIEVSLVGLLPYIGVPAKFILLSWMYSYYCFEYKWNLADFGCKERLELFHTNWAFFAGSPCALAIFFFSPLVSGGVMAILFPLFVLSATGTQERQLILSHGKMMGSREPVKIPVFYAVDILATWTLRHFFSATSHGKSDDKAH; encoded by the exons ATGATCGACGTTCTAAGAGTTCTAAGCAAGCATGCTTTCTTCCTCTGGCTTTCTGGCTTCAGAGAAGCCTGCTCCCTACACCGAGCCTTCTTCTTCTGCAAGAG GTCGAGGAAGTTGGCGATCAGAACGGGACAGTGCTTCATTCTGAACGGCCTTATTTTCTTAGGAAG CATCCTTCTTCTCAATTCAGTCATTAAGCCAATTCTGTTTTCAATATTGCCACATGATTGTAGACAGCTTAGTTCAAGTGTACCATGTGACTTTCAGCGAACTTTAAAGCTTTACGCTTTCTTACGCTCACTCCTAATTGAGATTTTTTAT GTACTTTGGTTTTACCCATTATATCTTTTCAGCTTCATAATAAGCAGTTTATG GTACAATGACATTGCGCAACAAGCTTTTCTTGTTATGGAGGACACTTCACATGCCAAGGAACATCCCTCAGGTTCAAGCACAAGCACTACTGCATTTGTTGACAAGCGGGAAGGGTTTGAAGG GTTTGTAATTGGGCTCGCAGAGCAAATTTATTCTGTTCTCTTGctgatatttttcttcattgag GTTTCTTTGGTTGGGCTTCTCCCCTATATTGGCGTCCCAGCCAAGTTTATTCTCCTCTCCTGGATGTATTCGTACTACTGTTTTGA GTATAAATGGAATCTTGCTGATTTTGGATGCAAAGAAAGGCTAGAGCTCTTCCACACAAACTGGGCCTTCTTCGCAG GTAGCCCCTGTGCCTtggcaattttctttttctctccactTGTTAGTGGTGGAGTCATGGCCATTCTCTTTCCCCTG TTTGTGCTCTCAGCAACTGGGACTCAGGAGAGGCAATTAATTCTTTCTCATGGAAAAATGATGGGAAGCAGAGAACCTGTGAAGATCCCAGTGTTTTATGCTGTCGATATCTTAGC AACATGGACACTGCGACACTTTTTCAGCGCTACATCGCATGGCAAGTCGGATGACAAGGCACATTAA
- the LOC116252673 gene encoding protein EI24 homolog isoform X1 produces MIDVLRVLSKHAFFLWLSGFREACSLHRAFFFCKRSRKLAIRTGQCFILNGLIFLGSILLLNSVIKPILFSILPHDCRQLSSSVPCDFQRTLKLYAFLRSLLIEIFYVLWFYPLYLFSFIISSLWYNDIAQQAFLVMEDTSHAKEHPSGSSTSTTAFVDKREGFEGFVIGLAEQIYSVLLLIFFFIEVSLVGLLPYIGVPAKFILLSWMYSYYCFEYKWNLADFGCKERLELFHTNWAFFAGFGSPCALAIFFFSPLVSGGVMAILFPLFVLSATGTQERQLILSHGKMMGSREPVKIPVFYAVDILATWTLRHFFSATSHGKSDDKAH; encoded by the exons ATGATCGACGTTCTAAGAGTTCTAAGCAAGCATGCTTTCTTCCTCTGGCTTTCTGGCTTCAGAGAAGCCTGCTCCCTACACCGAGCCTTCTTCTTCTGCAAGAG GTCGAGGAAGTTGGCGATCAGAACGGGACAGTGCTTCATTCTGAACGGCCTTATTTTCTTAGGAAG CATCCTTCTTCTCAATTCAGTCATTAAGCCAATTCTGTTTTCAATATTGCCACATGATTGTAGACAGCTTAGTTCAAGTGTACCATGTGACTTTCAGCGAACTTTAAAGCTTTACGCTTTCTTACGCTCACTCCTAATTGAGATTTTTTAT GTACTTTGGTTTTACCCATTATATCTTTTCAGCTTCATAATAAGCAGTTTATG GTACAATGACATTGCGCAACAAGCTTTTCTTGTTATGGAGGACACTTCACATGCCAAGGAACATCCCTCAGGTTCAAGCACAAGCACTACTGCATTTGTTGACAAGCGGGAAGGGTTTGAAGG GTTTGTAATTGGGCTCGCAGAGCAAATTTATTCTGTTCTCTTGctgatatttttcttcattgag GTTTCTTTGGTTGGGCTTCTCCCCTATATTGGCGTCCCAGCCAAGTTTATTCTCCTCTCCTGGATGTATTCGTACTACTGTTTTGA GTATAAATGGAATCTTGCTGATTTTGGATGCAAAGAAAGGCTAGAGCTCTTCCACACAAACTGGGCCTTCTTCGCAGGTTTTG GTAGCCCCTGTGCCTtggcaattttctttttctctccactTGTTAGTGGTGGAGTCATGGCCATTCTCTTTCCCCTG TTTGTGCTCTCAGCAACTGGGACTCAGGAGAGGCAATTAATTCTTTCTCATGGAAAAATGATGGGAAGCAGAGAACCTGTGAAGATCCCAGTGTTTTATGCTGTCGATATCTTAGC AACATGGACACTGCGACACTTTTTCAGCGCTACATCGCATGGCAAGTCGGATGACAAGGCACATTAA